Genomic window (Cellulosilyticum lentocellum DSM 5427):
TTGCTTAATAGCATCAATACTGTGCTTAAAGCATGTTCAACAAAAACTACGATGCCTATTCTAGAATGTATTCTTTTGAAGGCTTCTAATAACAAACTTACTTTAGTAGGTAATAATCTTGAATTAGGAATCGAAAGTACTATTGATGCTGATGTTATCAATGAAGGTTATATTGCTCTAGAGTCTAAGATTTTTTCAGAAATTATAAGAAGAATGCCTGGAGAAGTTGTTGAAATCTCAACAGATGATAATTTTATGACTAGTATTATTAGTGAAAAGTCCAAATTCCAGATTGCTGGTCAATCGGGTAAAGATTTCCCTGCTCTTCCGGACGTAGAAAAAGCAAATATTTGCACTGTTAATCAATTAGCCCTTAAAGAAATGATCCGCCAAACCATTTTCTCAGTAGCACAAGATGAAACGAGGCCTATTCTTACAGGTGAAATGCTACAAATTAAAAATAATAATCTAAATATGGTATCTGTGGATGGTTATCGTATTTCATATAGACAGCTTCAACTCTCAAATGAGAATGGTGAAATTGAAGTTGTCATTCCAGGACGGACATTATCTGAAATTAATAAAATTTTGACTAGTGAAGAAAAAGAAGATGTAACAGTTTATTTTGGCGATAAACATGTACTCTTTGATTTAGGAGATAGTAAAGTTGTTTCTCGTTTACTTGAAGGTGAATTCCTTAAATATGAACAAGTATTTTCGCCTGATTATGAAACAAAAATCTTGGTAGATCGTAAAAACTTCTTAATGAGTATTGAACGCGCAGCTTTAATTTCTAGAGAAGGTAAGAAGAATCCAATTCGCGTAGAAATTAATGGTGAAAAGATGATTATTACTTCTAATGCTGAGCTTGGTACTGCTCGCGAGGAACTTGATGTAATACTTGAAGGTAAGGAAATTACAATTGCATTTAACCCTAAGTACTTAATAGATGCACTTAAAGCAATTGATGATGATAATGTATGTATTCACTTTATCTCATCCCTTACACCTTGTATTATTCAACCTGAAGAAGGGGAACACTATAAATATTTAATTTTACCAATCCGTGTAAATGCATAATTATATGAGATATAATCGCTCTACAATTCGTTTTAGAATCTTAGAGCGATTTATTCATTGGTATTTTGTATACAATATACTTTAAAAGCGAAGGAGAACGAAAATGAAAGAGATTAAGATTGATACTGAGTTTATTAAGTTAGATCAGCTTATGAAATATGCGTCAATGGTACAAACTGGCGGAGAAGCTAAAATGCTTATTGCAGGAGAGTTAGTTTTAGTGAATGGAGAGATTTGTACTCAAAGAGGCAAAAAAATAAGACCTGGTGATGAGGTCTTGTTTGATGGAGAAACCTATAAAGTTAAATAACTAACGAGGGAGAGCTTTATGTATATTAAAGAGTTAGCTTTAACGAATTTCAGAAATTATGAAGAGCTAAACATTTCCCTAGATAAAGGTATTAATATTTTTAAAGGTGATAATGCTCAAGGAAAAACCAATATTCTTGAGTCTATTTACCTTTGTGCAACTGCTAGATCACATAGGACTCATAAAGAGAAAGAAATTATCAGGTGGAATGAAGAAAGTGCACATGTAAAGCTTGCCGTTCAGAAAAATTATGTACAAGATATTATCGATTTTCATTTAACATCTAAGGCAAAGTCGGCTATAATTAATCGCATGCCAATCGGTAGATTAGGTGAACTATTCGGATGTCTTAATATTGTGATGTTTTCTCCTGAAGATTTGCAGCTTATAAAAAATAGTCCTAAAGAACGCAGGCGTTTTATAGATATTGAATTGTGTCAAATTGATAAATTATACTATTACTCTCTTCGTCAATATCATAAGGTTCTTAAACAACGTAACTTAGCTCTAAAGCAATACTTTAGTAATAAAGACGCATCTATGTTAGATGTATGGGATATGCAACTTGAAGAATATGCTTCTGCTGTTATTAAGAAAAGGCATGAATTTATCCAGGAAATTAATGAAATTGCTTCTAAAATTCATGATGATATATCTGGTCATAAAGAAAAGCTTCAAGTTATATATGAGCCTAACGTAGAAGTTAGAGACTTTGGAAAGAAAATCTTAAAGTATAGAGAGAAAGATATTCTTTATCAGACAACTTCTATAGGTCCGCATCGAGATGATTTAACCTTTTTGATTAATGATATGGATGTTAAGACCTATGGCTCTCAAGGACAACAACGCAGCGTAGTTCTTTCTATGAAACTAGCAGAATTAAATATTATGAAAAAATATATAGGGGAAGAGCCTATTCTTTTACTTGATGATGTTCTTTCTGAATTAGATCATAATAGGCAGGGGGACTTATTTAAGTACACACAAAATATTCAAACCTTAATAACTTGCACAGGAATTGAACAAAGTGTATGGAATACACAAAAAATTGGAAAACTATATAATGTAAAGGCAGGAAGTATAGAAAATATCGGCATATAATAATTTGGTATATTTTTTATAATTGTTAGTAAATTTGCCTTTATTAATACTTTGGTATATAATAAATCTTGGATGATTATGAGTAAATATTAAAGGAGTGAGATCTTAGTTATGGCAGCAACGTACGATGAAAATCAAATACAAATATTAGAGGGGCTGCAGGCGGTACGAAAAAGGCCTGGTATGTATATAGGCAGTACCTCTTCCAAAGGTCTTCACCATCTAGTATATGAGATAGTAGACAATGCAGTTGATGAGGCATTAGCTGGATTTTGTAGCTTTATTAAGGTTACGATACATGCAGATAATACAATATCTGTTATCGATAATGGGCGAGGTATTCCTGTAGGAATTCACCCACAAAAAGGCATATCAACAGTAGAAGTCGTATTTACCATTTTACACGCAGGTGGAAAATTTGGTGGTGGAGGTTACAAGGTATCTGGAGGTTTACATGGTGTAGGTGCATCAGTAGTAAATGCACTTTCAGAATGGCTTACAGTAGAAGTGTATACAGATGGAAAAGTACACCAAGAAAAGTTTTCAAGAGGTGATGTAGTACAACCTCTCACTGTTATTGGTGATACTAATAAAGTTGGAACTTATGTACGTTTTAAACCAGATACTGAGATCTTTGAAGAAGTTATTTTTGATTATAAAGTTTTAGAACAACGCTTAAAAGAGACTGCGTTTTTAACTAAAGCTCTTAAGATTCAACTAGTAGACGAGAGAGAAGGACAAGAGCAAAATAAGACCTTCCACTATGAAGGTGGTATTAAGGAGTTTGTACAACATCTTAATAAACATAAAACACCTATCTATGACGAGATCTTTTATTGTGAAGGAGAGAAGGACGGAATAGCAGTAGAAGTAGCTTTCCAACACAATGATAGTTACGTTGAAAACCTTTTTAGTTTTGTTAATAATATAAATACACCAGAAGGTGGAACTCACCTTTCAGGATTTAGAACGGCAATTACAAAAAATCTAAATGATTATGCAAGAAAAATGGGTCTTTTAAAGGACTCAGATAAAAACCTAACAGGAGATGATATCCGTGAGGGTATGACTGCTGTTATCAGTATTAAAATCGGAGATCCTCAATTTGAAGGACAAACTAAAACCAAACTTGGATCTAGTGAAGCAGCTGGAGCAGTTCAATCTGTATTTGGTGACCAATTAACTTATTTCCTTGAACAAAATCCTAATGTAGGAAAAGTAATTGTTCAAAAAGGTGTAATGGCAGCAAGAGCTAGAGATGCAGCACGTAAAGCTAGAGAACTTACACGTAGAAAGAGTGCTTTAGAGGGAAATGCCCTTCCAGGTAAACTTGCAGATTGTTCAGAAAAAGATGCTTCAAAATGTGAAATATATATTGTCGAAGGGGATTCAGCTGGTGGTTCTGCAAAGAGTGCACGTTCTCCTAAAACACAAGCAATCTTACCACTTAGAGGTAAAATTCTTAATGTAGAAAAAGTTAGAATTGATAAGATGCTAGAAAATCAAGAAATCCGTAATATGATTACAGCGTTTGGTGCTGGAATTAGTGATGACTTTGATATTAGTAAATTAAGATATGGAAAAATCATTCTCATGACTGATGCCGACGTAGATGGTGCCCATATTAGGACCCTTCTACTTACATTCTTATACAGATATTATAGAGAACTTATTGAGCAAGACCATGTATACATTGCTCAACCACCACTTTATTTAGTTGAAAAAAATAAGAAAAAGCATTATGCATTTGATGATAAAGAATTAGAAAAGTTACTTG
Coding sequences:
- the recF gene encoding DNA replication/repair protein RecF (All proteins in this family for which functions are known are DNA-binding proteins that assist the filamentation of RecA onto DNA for the initiation of recombination or recombinational repair.) yields the protein MYIKELALTNFRNYEELNISLDKGINIFKGDNAQGKTNILESIYLCATARSHRTHKEKEIIRWNEESAHVKLAVQKNYVQDIIDFHLTSKAKSAIINRMPIGRLGELFGCLNIVMFSPEDLQLIKNSPKERRRFIDIELCQIDKLYYYSLRQYHKVLKQRNLALKQYFSNKDASMLDVWDMQLEEYASAVIKKRHEFIQEINEIASKIHDDISGHKEKLQVIYEPNVEVRDFGKKILKYREKDILYQTTSIGPHRDDLTFLINDMDVKTYGSQGQQRSVVLSMKLAELNIMKKYIGEEPILLLDDVLSELDHNRQGDLFKYTQNIQTLITCTGIEQSVWNTQKIGKLYNVKAGSIENIGI
- the dnaN gene encoding DNA polymerase III subunit beta; this translates as MHIYCRQDLLLNSINTVLKACSTKTTMPILECILLKASNNKLTLVGNNLELGIESTIDADVINEGYIALESKIFSEIIRRMPGEVVEISTDDNFMTSIISEKSKFQIAGQSGKDFPALPDVEKANICTVNQLALKEMIRQTIFSVAQDETRPILTGEMLQIKNNNLNMVSVDGYRISYRQLQLSNENGEIEVVIPGRTLSEINKILTSEEKEDVTVYFGDKHVLFDLGDSKVVSRLLEGEFLKYEQVFSPDYETKILVDRKNFLMSIERAALISREGKKNPIRVEINGEKMIITSNAELGTAREELDVILEGKEITIAFNPKYLIDALKAIDDDNVCIHFISSLTPCIIQPEEGEHYKYLILPIRVNA
- a CDS encoding RNA-binding S4 domain-containing protein encodes the protein MKEIKIDTEFIKLDQLMKYASMVQTGGEAKMLIAGELVLVNGEICTQRGKKIRPGDEVLFDGETYKVK
- the gyrB gene encoding DNA topoisomerase (ATP-hydrolyzing) subunit B gives rise to the protein MAATYDENQIQILEGLQAVRKRPGMYIGSTSSKGLHHLVYEIVDNAVDEALAGFCSFIKVTIHADNTISVIDNGRGIPVGIHPQKGISTVEVVFTILHAGGKFGGGGYKVSGGLHGVGASVVNALSEWLTVEVYTDGKVHQEKFSRGDVVQPLTVIGDTNKVGTYVRFKPDTEIFEEVIFDYKVLEQRLKETAFLTKALKIQLVDEREGQEQNKTFHYEGGIKEFVQHLNKHKTPIYDEIFYCEGEKDGIAVEVAFQHNDSYVENLFSFVNNINTPEGGTHLSGFRTAITKNLNDYARKMGLLKDSDKNLTGDDIREGMTAVISIKIGDPQFEGQTKTKLGSSEAAGAVQSVFGDQLTYFLEQNPNVGKVIVQKGVMAARARDAARKARELTRRKSALEGNALPGKLADCSEKDASKCEIYIVEGDSAGGSAKSARSPKTQAILPLRGKILNVEKVRIDKMLENQEIRNMITAFGAGISDDFDISKLRYGKIILMTDADVDGAHIRTLLLTFLYRYYRELIEQDHVYIAQPPLYLVEKNKKKHYAFDDKELEKLLEEVGRTGITRMQRYKGLGEMNAEQLWETTMDPESRVLVKVNIDDAAAADEIFTKLMGDDVEPRRQFINEHAHKVTYLDI